The following DNA comes from Cygnus atratus isolate AKBS03 ecotype Queensland, Australia unplaced genomic scaffold, CAtr_DNAZoo_HiC_assembly HiC_scaffold_127, whole genome shotgun sequence.
GTCCCGCTCGTCCCACAGCGTGAGGCCGTCGCAGCTGCAGACGCGCTTGGGGTTCTGGAAGAGCCCGGCCGCCCGCGCCACCACGCCACAGGCCAGCCTGGGGGGCACAGGGTGTGAGGGGGGGCTTCgtcccccccccaagccccttTTTTGAGCTCCCCGTCGCTCACCTTGGCCCCGAGTTCCCTGTCACCCGTGACAGCGGGTGGGAGCCGCGGCCCAGGTCGTCCTCGCCTGCATCCACCACCACCGAGCGCCCGATGATGTCCCAGACCTGGGGggcacatggagcaggggctcgggacccccccgggggtTTGGGGCGCAGGGTGGCCCCCCCGATCCCCCCATGGCCTCACCTTCAGGCGCGAGTCCTCCATGCGGAAGGCTGCCCGGCCATCGGCGTCCGCCCAGATGTTCCCCAGGTCCCCAGCGTGCTATGGGGCAGCGTGGGGGGCGTCAGGGGAGACCCCAAAGCTCCCCCCCCATCCACCGGTCCCGGGGGGTCCTGCAGGCTTACCCGGTGCTCGTCCTCGGGTCCCCCGTGGCACTCCCCGTCAGGGTTGAAATGGTCCCCACAGCTGTGGGGGGACATGGGGTGAGGTCGGGGTGTCCGCGTTCCCCGTTGGGGTGTCCCTATTCCCCGTTAGGGCATCCCTGTTCCCCATTggggtgtccccatcccccATTAGGGTGTCCCTGTTCTCTCTTGGGGTGTCCCCATTCCCCATTGGGGTCCCGGTTCCCATTGGGGTGTCTCCTTTCCCCGTTgtggtgtccctgtcccctgttGGGGTGTCCCTGTTCCCCTCAGGGCATCCCCATTCCCCATCAGGGCATCCCCATTCCCTAGTGGGGTGTCCCCGTTCCCCGTCGGgacatccccatccccatcggGACATCCCTGTCCCCTCACCTGTCGCAGGAGCGGGACAAGTCCCCAAACTCGTGCACGTGCAGCCCGTGGGGGCCCGGCTGCAGCCCGTCGATGGCCCCGTCCACCAGGCACCGCTGCGGGGACACCTGCAGGAACCGCACCAGGCCCCGCACCCCGCCGGGGCCGGACAGAGCGGCCACCGCCGCGCCCAGGCTGGCTACGGGGACACACGTCGGCACCCCCAGCCCAGTTtgggcccccccccggcccaaTTTGGGCTTCCCCCCCCCGGCTGGTACTCACCGTCCTCGGCGCCCCCCATGCCTTTCAGCACCGCGCGGCGCCCCCGAGGCTTCCAGCAGCTCCCGCACACACTCAGCCGCCAGCTCGGCCTCCACCAGCACCGTCTGCGCCTCCAGCcgcacctccagcagctgcacgCCTGCGGGGACGCACGGTGACGCCGGGGGGACACCGGTGGCGGTGGTGGAGGGGGGGTTGTTGGGGTGTGGGGCTCACCTGGGGCTCCCCGCAGCGCCTCCCGCACGGCCTCGGCGCAGCTCTCGCAGCTCATCTGCACGGTGAACTCCAGCTGGGGACAAGAGGGGACACGGGGTCGGCACTGCACGCCCCGGTACGTGGTGGTGGCACCCCAAAAGCTGCCACACCCGGGGCTCTGCACCCCAAATGTTCTGCTTGTGGGGCACTACGCCCCTAAAATCCTATAACTGGGGACCTACAGCCCCCAAATCCTATAGCTGGAGTTATTCACTCCAAAAATCCCATAGCTGGGGCTCTGCACCCCCAAAACCCTATAGCTGGGGCTATTCACTCTAAAACTCCCAAAGTTGGGGCCCTGCACCCCCAAAATCCCACAGCTGGGGACTTGGACCCCCAAAATCCCATGGCTGCAGCCCTCTACCCCCAAAATCAGAAAGCTGGGGATCTGAACCCTCAAAATCCCAAAGCTGGGGCCCTGCACCCCAAAAATCCCATGACTGTGGTTCTTCAACCCCCAAAATCCCACAGCTGGGGCCCTGCACTCCCCGAACCCTAAGACTGGGACCCTACACACCAAAAATCCCATGGCTTGGGCTCTTCACCCCAAAAATCCCAAAGCtggggccctgcagccccaaaaTCCCATAGCTGGCGTTATTCACCCCCAAAATCGCACAGCTGGGGccctgcaccccaaaaccccacagcTGGGCCCCCGCACCCGAAAAAAACGCCCCACGCACGGCCCCAGCACCGCCCGGAGCGGGGCCCTGACCCCGGCCCCCCGTCACTCCTCCCCGCCCCACGCCCTCACCCTGCAGCTGGGCCCGCGGGGCCCCGGCGCCCCATGGCCGCGGGCTCGGTCCCGGCGCCGTGGAACCAAAGCGACGGCGCCCGCGGCGGGGGCCGGACCCGTGAGGGCGACGGACCAGAAGCCACTTCCGGCGGGCCGTTGCCATGGAAACGGGGGCCGCCGCAGGCTTCTGGAGGCCGCTGGAGgccgcggggagcccccggggaTTTGtgaagggctgggggggggctcggggggggccCTGGAGGGCTGCTGAGGCCGAGTACGTGCAGGGTTGGGGATCCCCGTTACCGGggggggatctgggggtgcttgggggggggagagcagtTTTGGGGGGGTCCCAGGACGATTTGGGGGTCCTAGGATGATTTGGGGGAGTCCAcgcattttttgggggggtccAGAAAGATTTGGTGGGGTCCGAGGCCGTTTTGGAGGGTACCGGGACGATTTGGGGGTCCCAGAACAATTTGGGGGGAGTGTCCAGGACGTTTTGGGGGTCTCAGGACgatttgggggggggtccaGGACGTTTTGGGGGGTTCCAGGACGTCTTGAGGGGCTCCAGAAAGATTTGGGGGGAGGTCCAGGACGAtttggggggggtcccaggcTATTTTTGGGGTACCGGGATGATTTGGGGGTGATCTACGCTGTTTGGGGGGGGGTCAGGatggttggggggggggtccagaAAAATATGGGGGGAGTTCCAAGATGATTTGGGGGGCTCTGGGACGTTTTGGGGGATCCCAGGCTGACTTGGGGGTCCCAGGCCGATTTGGGGGGGCTCTCCCCGGCTGCTGCAGGCTCGGAGCGATggagcccccgccgccccggcgcAGCCTCGCCGCCCCCGTGCTCGAGGAGAAGCTGGCGGCCGACCTGCGGGAGCTGCGAGCCATCGCCGGCGCCGACCTCCGCGCtgtcccctgcctgctgccccttGCCCGGCTGCCCCCCAGGGCACCCTGCACCCCCCGCCCACCACCCCTGGCCACCGACCCCCATCCCGGCACCGCTGCGGCCGCAGAGCCCGCTCGCTGCCGGCGCAGACAGACCAACGGCACCGGGTGGAGAAGCCGGGggtcccgccgccgccgccgcggccccgctccctgccgGCGCTGCCGAcccccactgcccccccccGCGCCACCGCCACGGCGCTGGATCTGCACCGGCTGACGCGGAGGGTGGCGAGCGACGGCCACCAGCTGCCACCGCTGCTGGCGGCGCTCACCCGCCGCCCCCGGGACGTCGCACGGCTGCGGTGGCTGCGGGGCCACCAAACGCagcggccgggccccccccccgcaccaATCCCGGCCCTCGGCGTCAGCCTCCTGCGGCGGCCGGAGCTGGCGGAGAGCGCGGTGAGGCTGCGGGTGCAGCCGCCGCTGTGCCCCGAGCCCGCGGAGGTCGTGGCGGAGGCCGAGGCCGTGCCCGGCGGGGAGCTGCGGGCGCTCTACGAGCGGctggcggcggcgctgcccggcgAGCGGCTGCGCTTCGAGCACGAGCCCCTGGTGGAGCCGGCTGCCGACGACAATGAGCTCGGCCCCGAGGGGCAGCAGGGGACCCGCGCCGCGGCACGCAGCGCCCCGACGGCACGGCGGCGGGAGCCCCGAAGCGCCTCGCTGCTGCAGGACTACCTGCGGTACCTCGCGGGCACCAGCTCTGACTTCCTCCACGCCATCTTCAACCTCGGTGGcggtgaggaagaggaggaggaggagccggTGAAGGCCCCACAGGCGACGGCAGAGCCGCGGCAGCCGGCAGCGGTGACGACAGTGACACCAgcggtgctgcagcagcttcagcGGCGCCTCCGCCAGCTCTGGGCCGTGCTGCTCGTCCCCGGCCGCGAGCAGCTGGCCATGGCCGCCAAATACGCCGGCGGCGCGGCCCTGGCGCGGCTGCCGGCGGCGCTGGTGCTGTGGGAGGAGGCCGCCGGCCTCATCCAGCAGCGGGAGCAGCTCCTGGCGtggctggaggggctggaggCGCGCGCCTCCGACCCCAACCGCTTCTTCTGCAGGGCCCCCAAGGCCTTCGCGGCGCGTGCCGGCGAGGCGCGGGCCCGCGGGCGGCTGCGTGCCGCCATGGCGCGCTGCGAGGGGCCGCTCCGCGCCGCCCTGAGGCGCCTGCGGGAGGAATTCGGGGACGTGGTGACGCTGCGGGGACGCCCCTACGAGGAGAAGATGCGCCGGGACGGGGTGGAGATGCTCTAccggctgcagcagggccgCCGCGCCGGCGCTCTGGGGGCGATGCTGCGGCATGGGGGCCCCGAAATGTCCCCGGGGGGCACAGGTGGGACGTGAGGACACGGGAGCAGTGCCACGATCCTCCCCCGGAGCAGGCACTgctggaaaatacatttattcacCCAAAATCCCCAGTCAGTGGTGTGGAAGGGCACCGGCTCCCCGTGTGCTGAGCCCTCAGGGCTGGGGGACGGATGGGGACCCCCCGCACCCCTCCGGGGACGCCGCATGCACCGCGTCCCCCCGCTGCCGGGCCCTAAATCCGGGTGATCtggtccccgggggggggggtaaacGCCTCCCGAGCGTCCCCCCCGCGGCGTTCGGGGCTCAGCCCATGCTGTCCTTCACCTGCTGCACGATGCGGGCGCGCACGGCCCGGGCCTCGCTGGAGATCTGCACGTGGGGCGCCTGCAGCGGCAGCTCGGGCTCGGGGTCGGGCTCGGGGCCCTCGGGGGGCTCGAGGGGCATGCGGCGGCGCAGGGCGATGTTGTGCAGGACGCAGCAGGCCAGGAAGATCTGGCAGACCTTCTGCGGGGCGTACTGCAGGCAGCCGCCCGCCGCGTCCAGGCAGCGGAAGCGGCGCTTGAGGAGGGCGCGGGTCTGGCGCAGGGCGGCCAGCGCCTGGTGGTGCAGCGCGTTGTAGCGCTCCTCCGCCGCGCCGCACGGGAAGAGGATGGGCGTCATCAGCCACGTCTTCAGCGGGTAGCTGCGGTCGCCTGCGGGGAGGGGACGGCGCCTTGTCGCCCTCGGGTCACCCCGCGTCCCCTCGTGTCGCCCCGCGGCCCTTTGTGTCTCCCTCGTGTCCCTTGTGTCACCCACatgtccccaaatccccccaaacccccaaatccccccaaacccccaagtccccccaaatcccccaatACCCCC
Coding sequences within:
- the CCS gene encoding LOW QUALITY PROTEIN: copper chaperone for superoxide dismutase (The sequence of the model RefSeq protein was modified relative to this genomic sequence to represent the inferred CDS: deleted 1 base in 1 codon), giving the protein MRGLPQIILGPPNRPGTPPKLLSPPQAPPDPPPVTGIPNPARTRPQQPSRAPPEPPPSPSQIPGGSPRPPAASRSLRRPPFPWQRPAGSGFWSVALTGPAPAAGAVALVPRRRDRARGHGAPGPRGPSCRLEFTVQMSCESCAEAVREALRGAPGVQLLEVRLEAQTVLVEAELAAECVRELLEASGRRAVLKGMGGAEDASLGAAVAALSGPGGVRGLVRFLQVSPQRCLVDGAIDGLQPGPHGLHVHEFGDLSRSCDSCGDHFNPDGECHGGPEDEHRHAGDLGNIWADADGRAAFRMEDSRLKVWDIIGRSVVVDAGEDDLGRGSHPLSRVTGNSGPRLACGVVARAAGLFQNPKRVCSCDGLTLWDERDRAAPGPPPAPTPHL